Proteins found in one Micropterus dolomieu isolate WLL.071019.BEF.003 ecotype Adirondacks linkage group LG10, ASM2129224v1, whole genome shotgun sequence genomic segment:
- the fkbp6 gene encoding inactive peptidyl-prolyl cis-trans isomerase FKBP6 isoform X3 codes for MSGNGLISSLRRLINPEERPRTPSPFEQLSQQMNDILGDGGILKEVVQPGEGPPIPQNASVLINYSAFLEYSNQPFETTTNLKYPRMMKLGRDVTLCGLELGLLTMQKGEFSRFLFQPQYAYGELGCPPIIPAAAVVLYEVQILDFLDSGQVDDFIALSPEEQNTVPLSTLLEVVNTVRSFGNRCFNQSRYDNAKDRYKQALMVLGNRETQCDAEKERIKTALLPLYLNLSLTELRLESPHKALKYGNKALEIDSTNTKALFRCGQMLQRQLGQKERDVLQDVQRLARQMKM; via the exons ATGTCAGGAAACGGGTTAATATCCAGTCTCCGGCGGCTAATAAACCCCGAGGAGCGGCCGAGGACTCCG AGTCCGTTTGAGCAGCTTAGCCAGCAGATGAACGATATCTTGGGAGATGGAGGGATCCTGAAAGAGGTGGTCCAACCTGGAGAAGGCCCACCTATCCCTCAAAATGCTTCAGTATTGA TCAATTACTCTGCTTTCCTGGAATATTCTAACCAGCCTTTTGAAACTACCACTAACCTCAAGTACCCGCGGATGATGAAGTTAGGGAGAG ATGTGACACTGTGCGGACTGGAGCTGGGTCTGTTGACCATGCAGAAAGGAGAGTTCTCTCGCTTCCTCTTCCAGCCCCAGTATGCATACGGAGAGCTGGGATGTCCTCCCATcattcctgctgctgctgtggttcTGTATGAGGTCCAGATCCTCGATTTCCTTGACTCAGGACAAGTGGACGACTTTATCGCACTGAGTCCG GAGGAGCAGAACACTGTTCCTCTCTCCACGCTTCTTGAAGTGGTCAACACAGTACGCAGCTTTGGCAACCGCTGCTTCAACCAGAGCCGTTATGACAATGCCAAAGACCGCTATAAACAG GCATTGATGGTGCTGGGGAACAGGGAAACACAGTGCGatgcagagaaggagaggatcAAGACAGCACTGCTTCCTCTCTATCTGAACCTTTCTCTCACTGAGCTCCGTTTGGAGAGCCCACACAAAGCCCTGAAATATGGCAACAAAGCCCTGGAGATAGACTCCACCAACACAAAGGCTCTTTTCCGCTGTGGACAG ATGCTACAAAGACAGCttggacaaaaagaaagagatgtgCTCCAAGATGTTCAGAGACTTGCGAGGCAAATGAAGATGTAG
- the fkbp6 gene encoding inactive peptidyl-prolyl cis-trans isomerase FKBP6 isoform X2, giving the protein MNDILGDGGILKEVVQPGEGPPIPQNASVLINYSAFLEYSNQPFETTTNLKYPRMMKLGRDVTLCGLELGLLTMQKGEFSRFLFQPQYAYGELGCPPIIPAAAVVLYEVQILDFLDSGQVDDFIALSPEEQNTVPLSTLLEVVNTVRSFGNRCFNQSRYDNAKDRYKQALMVLGNRETQCDAEKERIKTALLPLYLNLSLTELRLESPHKALKYGNKALEIDSTNTKALFRCGQAYLELHEYESAQGCLITAQAKKPFDSDINNLLRKVAICYKDSLDKKKEMCSKMFRDLRGK; this is encoded by the exons ATGAACGATATCTTGGGAGATGGAGGGATCCTGAAAGAGGTGGTCCAACCTGGAGAAGGCCCACCTATCCCTCAAAATGCTTCAGTATTGA TCAATTACTCTGCTTTCCTGGAATATTCTAACCAGCCTTTTGAAACTACCACTAACCTCAAGTACCCGCGGATGATGAAGTTAGGGAGAG ATGTGACACTGTGCGGACTGGAGCTGGGTCTGTTGACCATGCAGAAAGGAGAGTTCTCTCGCTTCCTCTTCCAGCCCCAGTATGCATACGGAGAGCTGGGATGTCCTCCCATcattcctgctgctgctgtggttcTGTATGAGGTCCAGATCCTCGATTTCCTTGACTCAGGACAAGTGGACGACTTTATCGCACTGAGTCCG GAGGAGCAGAACACTGTTCCTCTCTCCACGCTTCTTGAAGTGGTCAACACAGTACGCAGCTTTGGCAACCGCTGCTTCAACCAGAGCCGTTATGACAATGCCAAAGACCGCTATAAACAG GCATTGATGGTGCTGGGGAACAGGGAAACACAGTGCGatgcagagaaggagaggatcAAGACAGCACTGCTTCCTCTCTATCTGAACCTTTCTCTCACTGAGCTCCGTTTGGAGAGCCCACACAAAGCCCTGAAATATGGCAACAAAGCCCTGGAGATAGACTCCACCAACACAAAGGCTCTTTTCCGCTGTGGACAG GCGTATCTGGAGCTGCATGAGTATGAGAGTGCCCAGGGTTGCCTCATAACTGCTCAAGCAAAGAAGCCCTTTGACAGTGACATTAACAACCTGCTGAGGAAAGTGGCTAT ATGCTACAAAGACAGCttggacaaaaagaaagagatgtgCTCCAAGATGTTCAGAGACTTGCGAGGCAAATGA
- the fkbp6 gene encoding inactive peptidyl-prolyl cis-trans isomerase FKBP6 isoform X1 has product MSGNGLISSLRRLINPEERPRTPSPFEQLSQQMNDILGDGGILKEVVQPGEGPPIPQNASVLINYSAFLEYSNQPFETTTNLKYPRMMKLGRDVTLCGLELGLLTMQKGEFSRFLFQPQYAYGELGCPPIIPAAAVVLYEVQILDFLDSGQVDDFIALSPEEQNTVPLSTLLEVVNTVRSFGNRCFNQSRYDNAKDRYKQALMVLGNRETQCDAEKERIKTALLPLYLNLSLTELRLESPHKALKYGNKALEIDSTNTKALFRCGQAYLELHEYESAQGCLITAQAKKPFDSDINNLLRKVAICYKDSLDKKKEMCSKMFRDLRGK; this is encoded by the exons ATGTCAGGAAACGGGTTAATATCCAGTCTCCGGCGGCTAATAAACCCCGAGGAGCGGCCGAGGACTCCG AGTCCGTTTGAGCAGCTTAGCCAGCAGATGAACGATATCTTGGGAGATGGAGGGATCCTGAAAGAGGTGGTCCAACCTGGAGAAGGCCCACCTATCCCTCAAAATGCTTCAGTATTGA TCAATTACTCTGCTTTCCTGGAATATTCTAACCAGCCTTTTGAAACTACCACTAACCTCAAGTACCCGCGGATGATGAAGTTAGGGAGAG ATGTGACACTGTGCGGACTGGAGCTGGGTCTGTTGACCATGCAGAAAGGAGAGTTCTCTCGCTTCCTCTTCCAGCCCCAGTATGCATACGGAGAGCTGGGATGTCCTCCCATcattcctgctgctgctgtggttcTGTATGAGGTCCAGATCCTCGATTTCCTTGACTCAGGACAAGTGGACGACTTTATCGCACTGAGTCCG GAGGAGCAGAACACTGTTCCTCTCTCCACGCTTCTTGAAGTGGTCAACACAGTACGCAGCTTTGGCAACCGCTGCTTCAACCAGAGCCGTTATGACAATGCCAAAGACCGCTATAAACAG GCATTGATGGTGCTGGGGAACAGGGAAACACAGTGCGatgcagagaaggagaggatcAAGACAGCACTGCTTCCTCTCTATCTGAACCTTTCTCTCACTGAGCTCCGTTTGGAGAGCCCACACAAAGCCCTGAAATATGGCAACAAAGCCCTGGAGATAGACTCCACCAACACAAAGGCTCTTTTCCGCTGTGGACAG GCGTATCTGGAGCTGCATGAGTATGAGAGTGCCCAGGGTTGCCTCATAACTGCTCAAGCAAAGAAGCCCTTTGACAGTGACATTAACAACCTGCTGAGGAAAGTGGCTAT ATGCTACAAAGACAGCttggacaaaaagaaagagatgtgCTCCAAGATGTTCAGAGACTTGCGAGGCAAATGA
- the tmem244 gene encoding LOW QUALITY PROTEIN: transmembrane protein 244 (The sequence of the model RefSeq protein was modified relative to this genomic sequence to represent the inferred CDS: inserted 1 base in 1 codon): protein MLLDYCCRCCGFTLIKRHGPFSLKTTPSDTWVVLQNLLMCMVCFYSLYYIVVSLCIGVLRVHDINSLLAPFDYTTQPSWQNTKYLVGVISTELTYVLGGLVXAWIVEEWVWDYAITVTLLHVAITVVVMSDFPSAEHWWIALGSGLVMMIFGGQLLAYKLFRSNFVYPADLQNF, encoded by the exons ATGTTGTTGGACTACTGCTGTCGTTGTTGTGGATTCACACTCATAAAGCGCCATGGACCCTTCTCCCTCAAGACTACACCCAGTGACACCTGG GTCGTCCTGCAGAATCTGTTAATGTGCATGGTGTGCTTCTACTCGCTGTACTACATCGTGGTCAGTCTCTGCATCGGAGTgctcag GGTTCATGACATTAACAGCTTGTTGGCTCCATTTGACTACACAACACAACCGTCATGGCAGAACACCAAATACCTGG TTGGTGTAATTTCCACAGAATTGACCTATGTTTTGGGAGGGCTGG TTGCCTGGATTGTAGAGGAGTGGGTTTGGGATTACGCCATAACTGTCACACTGCTGCATGTTGCGATCACTGTAgtag TGATGTCAGACTTCCCTTCAGCTGAGCACTGGTGGATAGCTCTGG GTTCAGGCCTGGTCATGATGATCTTTGGAGGACAGCTCCTGGCCTATAAACTCTTTAGAAGCAACTTTGTCTATCCAGCTGATCTACAGAACTTCTAA